Proteins co-encoded in one Streptomyces sp. JH34 genomic window:
- a CDS encoding YidC/Oxa1 family membrane protein insertase translates to MSAFMSAFASLVGAFADLLQPLFQNASTAAAIVLFTALVRLAVHPLSRAAARGQKARTKLQPQIAELRKKHSKNPDRMQKALMELHAKEKVSPLSGCLPSLLQMPAFFLLYHLFSSQSIGGDPNSLLGHELFGAPLGERWHHALSAGGPFGQQGLVYLGLFVIVAAVATFNYGRTKRQMAANPMTPATGPDGQPVPGMGAMTKVMPLMSFLTLVSVAYVPLAAALYIVTSTTWTALERAYLYRETPAAEAAVAPAV, encoded by the coding sequence TGTCCGCTTTCGCGAGCCTGGTCGGCGCCTTCGCCGACCTGCTCCAGCCGCTCTTCCAGAACGCGTCCACCGCCGCCGCGATCGTCCTGTTCACCGCCCTCGTGCGGCTCGCCGTCCACCCCCTCTCGCGGGCGGCGGCGCGCGGGCAGAAGGCCCGCACCAAGCTCCAGCCGCAGATCGCCGAACTGCGCAAGAAGCACTCCAAGAACCCCGACCGGATGCAGAAGGCGCTCATGGAGCTCCACGCGAAGGAGAAGGTCTCGCCCCTCTCCGGATGCCTGCCGAGCCTGCTCCAGATGCCCGCCTTCTTCCTGCTGTACCACCTCTTCTCCAGTCAGAGCATCGGCGGCGACCCGAACTCGCTGCTCGGCCACGAGCTCTTCGGCGCCCCGCTCGGCGAGCGCTGGCACCACGCGCTCTCCGCGGGCGGGCCCTTCGGCCAGCAGGGACTCGTCTACCTCGGGCTCTTCGTGATCGTCGCCGCCGTCGCCACCTTCAACTACGGACGCACCAAGCGGCAGATGGCGGCGAACCCCATGACGCCGGCCACCGGCCCGGACGGACAGCCCGTCCCCGGCATGGGCGCGATGACGAAGGTCATGCCGCTGATGTCCTTCCTGACCCTCGTCTCCGTCGCCTACGTGCCGCTCGCGGCGGCTCTGTACATCGTCACGAGTACCACCTGGACGGCCCTGGAGCGCGCCTACCTCTACCGGGAGACCCCGGCCGCCGAGGCCGCCGTCGCCCCCGCCGTCTGA
- a CDS encoding fumarylacetoacetate hydrolase family protein, whose translation MKLLRVGAAGSERPALLDRNGTLRDLSGLVADIDGELLADASALARVREAAQTPDVLPPLDADGLRVGPPLGRIGKIVCIGLNYHDHAAETGAAIPDEPILFFKAPDTVVGPEDTVLVPRRSRKTDWEVELAVVIGRTARYLETAEEALGHVAGYATSHDVSEREFQIERGGTWDKGKNCETFNPLGPWLVTADEVPDPQALPLKLWVNGELKQDGTTAQQIFPVGEVVRYLSHFMTLYPGDVINTGTPAGVAMGHPEPKPYLRAGDVVELEIEGLGRQRQELKDA comes from the coding sequence TTGAAGCTTCTTCGAGTGGGTGCCGCGGGTTCGGAACGCCCTGCGCTGCTGGACCGTAACGGGACCTTGCGTGACCTTTCGGGCCTCGTCGCCGACATCGACGGCGAGCTCCTCGCCGACGCCTCGGCGCTGGCCCGGGTACGCGAGGCGGCACAGACGCCCGACGTTCTTCCCCCGCTCGACGCGGACGGCCTCCGGGTCGGACCGCCTCTCGGGCGGATCGGCAAGATCGTGTGCATCGGGCTGAACTACCACGACCACGCGGCCGAGACGGGAGCCGCGATCCCGGACGAGCCGATCCTGTTCTTCAAGGCCCCCGACACCGTCGTCGGCCCCGAGGACACCGTCCTCGTACCGCGCCGCAGCCGCAAGACCGACTGGGAGGTCGAGCTCGCCGTCGTCATCGGCCGCACCGCCCGCTACCTGGAGACCGCCGAGGAGGCGCTCGGGCACGTCGCCGGATACGCGACCTCCCACGACGTCTCCGAGCGGGAGTTCCAGATCGAGCGCGGCGGCACCTGGGACAAGGGCAAGAACTGCGAGACGTTCAACCCGCTCGGTCCCTGGCTGGTCACAGCCGACGAGGTGCCCGACCCGCAGGCGCTGCCGCTGAAGCTGTGGGTCAACGGGGAGCTGAAGCAGGACGGCACGACGGCGCAGCAGATCTTCCCGGTCGGCGAGGTGGTGCGCTATCTGAGCCACTTCATGACGCTCTACCCGGGCGACGTGATCAACACCGGCACCCCCGCCGGTGTGGCCATGGGCCACCCCGAGCCGAAGCCCTATCTCCGCGCGGGCGACGTCGTGGAGCTCGAGATCGAGGGGCTCGGACGCCAGCGCCAGGAACTCAAGGACGCCTGA
- a CDS encoding heme-degrading domain-containing protein, whose product MSTDAPTVSELIAQERRLTLPRFGYDDAYALGGLLVALARERHAPVAIDIRRGAQQLFHAALPGSSADNDAWIDRKRRVVERYGESSYLVGTRFRAKGTTFEQSSRLDLDVYAAHGGSFPIAVEGAGVIGSVTVSGLPQAEDHALVVRALEQFTARPQD is encoded by the coding sequence ATGAGCACCGATGCACCGACCGTGTCCGAGCTGATCGCGCAGGAGCGGCGTCTGACGCTGCCGCGCTTCGGCTACGACGACGCGTACGCCTTGGGCGGTCTGCTGGTCGCACTGGCCCGTGAGCGGCACGCCCCGGTCGCGATCGACATCCGGCGGGGCGCCCAGCAGCTCTTCCACGCGGCGCTGCCGGGTTCGAGCGCGGACAACGACGCCTGGATCGACCGCAAGCGCAGGGTCGTGGAGCGGTACGGGGAGAGCTCGTACCTCGTCGGGACCCGTTTCCGGGCGAAGGGCACGACGTTCGAGCAGTCCTCGCGACTGGACCTGGACGTGTACGCCGCGCACGGCGGCTCGTTCCCGATCGCCGTGGAGGGTGCGGGCGTGATCGGTTCGGTCACGGTGTCCGGTCTGCCGCAGGCCGAGGACCACGCGCTGGTGGTGCGGGCGCTGGAGCAGTTCACGGCGCGCCCGCAGGACTGA
- a CDS encoding Gfo/Idh/MocA family oxidoreductase: MTANAPLRVGLVGYGLAGSVFHAPLVSATGGLVLDTVVTSNEERQAQARAEFPGLRLVSSPEELWKRADELDLIVIASPNRTHVPLAKAALEAGLPVVVDKPLAGTAAEARELAALAAERGLLLSVFQNRRWDNDFLTLAGLIEQGELGEVLRFESRFERWRPQLKGGWRESGDPEEIGGLLYDLGSHVVDQALTLFGPAVQVYAESDVRRPGAAADDDTFIAITHVNGVRSHLYASATTAQLGPRFRVLGSKAGYVKYGLDPQEAALREGARPTAGEPWGEEPVELWGRVGSGESPLTGGGDPVRTLPGDYPAYYAAVASALRGEGENPVTALQAAAALDVLEAARRSAREGVSVTLLPHDDEEQHA, encoded by the coding sequence ATGACTGCCAACGCTCCTCTCCGCGTCGGGCTCGTCGGCTACGGCCTGGCGGGTTCCGTCTTCCACGCCCCGCTGGTCTCCGCGACCGGGGGCCTCGTCCTCGACACGGTCGTCACGTCGAACGAGGAGCGGCAGGCTCAGGCCCGCGCCGAGTTCCCCGGCCTGCGGCTGGTCTCCTCGCCCGAGGAGCTGTGGAAGCGCGCGGACGAGCTGGACCTGATCGTGATCGCCTCGCCGAACAGGACCCACGTCCCCCTCGCGAAGGCCGCCCTGGAGGCGGGGCTTCCGGTGGTCGTGGACAAGCCCCTCGCCGGTACGGCCGCCGAGGCGCGCGAGCTGGCCGCGCTGGCCGCGGAGCGGGGGCTGCTGCTCTCCGTGTTCCAGAACCGCCGCTGGGACAACGACTTCCTCACGCTGGCCGGCCTGATCGAGCAGGGCGAGCTCGGCGAGGTGCTGCGTTTCGAGTCGCGCTTCGAGCGGTGGCGCCCGCAGCTGAAGGGCGGCTGGCGCGAGTCGGGCGACCCGGAGGAGATCGGCGGGCTGCTGTACGACCTGGGCAGCCATGTCGTCGACCAGGCGCTCACCCTGTTCGGACCGGCGGTGCAGGTGTACGCGGAGTCGGATGTGCGCCGCCCGGGCGCGGCGGCCGACGACGACACCTTCATCGCGATCACACACGTCAACGGGGTGCGCTCGCACCTGTACGCGAGCGCCACCACGGCGCAGCTCGGCCCGCGGTTCAGGGTGCTCGGTTCGAAGGCCGGCTATGTGAAGTACGGCCTGGACCCGCAGGAGGCGGCTCTGCGCGAGGGTGCGCGTCCGACGGCCGGCGAGCCGTGGGGCGAGGAGCCCGTGGAGCTGTGGGGGCGGGTCGGTTCCGGTGAGTCCCCGCTGACCGGCGGCGGCGACCCGGTCCGCACGCTGCCGGGTGACTACCCCGCGTACTACGCCGCTGTGGCCTCCGCCCTGCGCGGTGAGGGCGAGAACCCGGTGACGGCGCTGCAGGCCGCCGCCGCGCTCGACGTCCTGGAGGCGGCACGGCGCTCGGCCCGCGAGGGCGTGTCCGTGACCCTCCTTCCCCACGACGACGAGGAGCAGCACGCATGA
- a CDS encoding ROK family transcriptional regulator — MNRSNSRSDGANLPALRHHNASLVLDLLRVAGEQGISRLELAERTGLTPQAVSKITARLRAEGLAAEAGRLASTGGKPRTVLRLVPDAGYAVGLHLDRDELTAVLADLAGTTVATRAFPLDLGAPAAEVLTTAAHAVQTVRADAPRPPGTAAPQVFGVGAALPGPLDHRGGVLHRVTGFPQWDGYPLRDALAERTGLPVVVDKDTNAAALGLALRERADADFAYLHLGTGLGAGLVLGGAVHRGARTGAGEFGHQTLQLDGPPCDCGGRGCIEALCLTADSRGDIAEAARVLGAGAANLVGLLDIDRVVLGGRTVAAHEDAYVSGVRAVIEERARREGVTAAVPVTVAGGGDRSVAEGAAQLVLAPLFGRAGEGGGERTPVAQGRQGGTGRGRSSGS, encoded by the coding sequence GTGAACAGGAGTAACAGCAGGAGCGACGGGGCGAATCTCCCTGCCCTGCGCCACCACAACGCGTCGCTCGTCCTCGACCTGCTGCGCGTGGCCGGTGAGCAGGGCATCAGCCGGCTGGAGCTCGCCGAGCGCACCGGACTCACCCCGCAGGCCGTCAGCAAGATCACCGCCCGGCTCAGGGCGGAGGGCCTCGCCGCGGAGGCGGGCCGGCTCGCCTCCACCGGGGGCAAGCCCCGCACCGTCCTGCGCCTGGTCCCGGACGCCGGATACGCGGTCGGGCTCCACCTGGACCGCGACGAACTCACCGCCGTCCTCGCCGACCTCGCCGGCACCACGGTCGCGACCCGCGCCTTCCCGCTCGACCTCGGAGCCCCGGCAGCCGAGGTCCTCACCACGGCCGCCCACGCGGTGCAGACGGTACGGGCGGACGCCCCACGGCCCCCCGGGACCGCGGCCCCCCAGGTCTTCGGCGTGGGCGCAGCCCTGCCCGGCCCGCTGGACCACAGGGGCGGGGTGCTGCACCGGGTCACCGGCTTCCCGCAGTGGGACGGCTACCCGCTTCGCGACGCCCTCGCCGAACGGACCGGGCTGCCCGTCGTCGTCGACAAGGACACCAACGCCGCCGCCCTCGGCCTCGCACTGAGGGAGCGGGCCGACGCCGACTTCGCCTATCTCCACCTGGGTACCGGGCTCGGCGCCGGGCTCGTCCTCGGAGGGGCCGTGCACCGCGGAGCCCGCACCGGCGCCGGGGAGTTCGGCCACCAGACGCTCCAACTGGACGGCCCCCCGTGCGACTGCGGCGGACGCGGCTGCATCGAGGCGCTCTGCCTGACGGCCGACTCCCGCGGCGACATCGCCGAGGCGGCCCGGGTCCTCGGAGCGGGCGCCGCCAACCTCGTCGGGCTCCTCGACATCGACCGGGTGGTCCTCGGCGGGCGCACCGTCGCCGCCCACGAGGACGCCTACGTGAGCGGGGTCCGCGCCGTCATCGAGGAGCGCGCGCGGCGGGAGGGCGTCACCGCCGCGGTCCCCGTCACCGTGGCCGGCGGCGGGGACCGGTCCGTCGCGGAGGGAGCGGCCCAGCTGGTGCTCGCCCCGCTCTTCGGCCGGGCCGGGGAGGGCGGCGGCGAGCGGACCCCGGTCGCACAGGGGCGGCAGGGGGGCACCGGGCGGGGCCGATCGAGCGGATCGTGA
- a CDS encoding HAD-IIA family hydrolase, with translation MAERKPIESWLTDMDGVLIHEGTPIPGADAFIKRLRDSGLPFLVLTNNSIYTARDLHARLKRMGLDVPVENIWTSALATAQFLDDQRPRGTAYVIGEAGLTTALHDIGYVLTDHEPDYVVLGETRTYSFEALTKAIRLINGGARFICTNPDETGPSAEGPLPATGSVAALITKATGKAPYFAGKPNPLMMRTGLNAIGAHSETSAMIGDRMDTDVLAGLEAGMQTFLVLTGLTTEADMDRYPFRPSTVVDSIADLVDLVDLPMP, from the coding sequence ATGGCAGAGCGCAAGCCGATCGAATCCTGGCTGACCGACATGGACGGTGTCCTCATCCACGAGGGCACGCCGATCCCCGGGGCCGACGCCTTCATCAAGCGGCTGCGGGATTCCGGACTGCCCTTCCTGGTCCTCACCAACAACTCCATCTACACCGCCCGCGACCTGCACGCGCGCCTCAAGCGCATGGGGCTGGACGTGCCCGTGGAGAACATCTGGACCTCCGCCCTGGCCACCGCCCAGTTCCTCGACGACCAGCGGCCGCGCGGCACGGCGTACGTCATCGGCGAGGCGGGCCTCACCACGGCGCTGCACGACATCGGCTACGTGCTCACCGACCACGAGCCCGATTACGTCGTTCTCGGGGAAACCCGCACCTACAGCTTCGAGGCACTCACCAAGGCGATCCGGCTGATCAACGGCGGTGCCCGCTTCATCTGCACCAACCCCGACGAGACCGGCCCGTCCGCCGAGGGCCCGCTGCCCGCGACCGGTTCCGTCGCGGCGCTGATCACCAAGGCCACCGGCAAGGCGCCGTACTTCGCGGGCAAGCCCAACCCGCTGATGATGCGGACCGGGCTCAACGCGATCGGCGCCCACTCCGAGACCTCCGCCATGATCGGCGACCGGATGGACACCGACGTGCTGGCCGGCCTGGAGGCGGGGATGCAGACCTTCCTGGTCCTCACCGGCCTGACCACGGAGGCCGACATGGACCGCTACCCGTTCCGGCCCTCCACGGTGGTCGACTCGATCGCGGACCTCGTCGACCTGGTCGACCTGCCCATGCCGTGA
- a CDS encoding class F sortase, which translates to MSAPERPAGTGRLLTGVTWAVLLLGLWLWGRAATAGNSAPTTGDVAAVGRPLGVPLPPAHDPLDGAAPQRVQIPSVGIDATVVPRGLDAEGAIEPPPFETPKAVGWYADGTEPGTEGAALFVGHVDTETKPAVFYGLSAAKPGEKVRVSRSDGKTAEFTIDDVQVFTRERFDAQKAYGPREDGRAELRLITCGGTYDHKSRAYTANVVVSAYLTAEKSARESRTT; encoded by the coding sequence ATGTCCGCCCCGGAGCGCCCCGCCGGAACCGGCCGCCTGCTGACGGGTGTCACCTGGGCCGTTCTCCTGCTGGGGCTGTGGCTGTGGGGCCGCGCCGCCACCGCCGGCAACTCGGCCCCGACGACCGGTGACGTCGCCGCGGTCGGCCGCCCCCTGGGCGTACCACTGCCCCCGGCCCACGATCCGCTCGACGGAGCCGCGCCGCAGCGGGTCCAGATCCCCTCCGTCGGGATCGACGCGACCGTCGTGCCGCGCGGCCTCGACGCCGAAGGGGCGATCGAGCCCCCGCCGTTCGAGACGCCGAAGGCCGTCGGCTGGTATGCGGACGGCACCGAACCGGGGACGGAGGGCGCCGCTCTCTTCGTCGGTCATGTCGACACCGAGACGAAGCCCGCCGTGTTCTACGGGCTCAGTGCCGCGAAGCCCGGCGAGAAGGTCCGGGTGAGCCGGTCCGACGGGAAGACCGCCGAGTTCACCATCGACGACGTGCAGGTCTTCACCCGGGAACGTTTCGACGCGCAGAAGGCGTACGGACCGCGTGAGGACGGGCGGGCGGAGCTGCGGCTGATCACCTGCGGCGGTACGTACGACCACAAGTCCCGTGCGTACACGGCCAATGTCGTCGTCTCCGCGTACCTGACGGCGGAGAAGTCCGCGCGGGAGTCCCGCACCACCTGA
- a CDS encoding MerR family transcriptional regulator yields MTAGDSFGRLDDDDYPAYTMGRAAEMLGTTQGFLRAVGEARLITPLRSEGGHRRYSRYQLRIAARARELVDQGTPIEAACRIVILEDQLEEAQRINAEYRAAASGNPTAAG; encoded by the coding sequence ATGACAGCAGGCGACTCGTTCGGTCGTCTCGACGACGACGACTACCCCGCCTACACCATGGGCCGGGCCGCCGAGATGCTCGGCACCACGCAGGGCTTCCTCCGCGCCGTCGGCGAAGCTCGCCTGATCACCCCGCTCCGTTCCGAGGGTGGACACCGGCGCTACTCCCGCTACCAGTTGCGCATCGCCGCCCGAGCCCGGGAACTCGTCGACCAGGGCACACCCATCGAAGCCGCCTGTCGCATCGTCATCCTCGAAGACCAGCTCGAAGAAGCCCAGCGCATCAACGCCGAATACCGCGCCGCCGCTTCGGGGAACCCGACGGCCGCGGGCTGA
- a CDS encoding cold-shock protein, which produces MASGTVKWFNAAKGFGFIEQDGGGADVFAHFSNIAAQGFRELLEGQRVTFDIVPSQKGPTAENIVPA; this is translated from the coding sequence ATGGCGTCCGGCACTGTGAAGTGGTTCAACGCGGCCAAGGGTTTCGGCTTCATCGAGCAGGACGGTGGAGGCGCTGATGTGTTCGCACACTTCTCGAACATCGCCGCCCAGGGCTTCCGTGAGCTGCTCGAAGGCCAGAGGGTCACCTTCGACATCGTGCCGAGCCAGAAGGGCCCGACGGCCGAGAACATCGTTCCCGCCTGA